One Vicinamibacterales bacterium DNA window includes the following coding sequences:
- a CDS encoding aspartate aminotransferase family protein, whose product MIDPVASRVLHRSTRQPLPVAVGGQGLTLTLGDGRTVLDASGGAAVSCLGHGHPRVTAAITRQLEAVAYANTSFYSSAPAEALAECLVGGEPGGLARAHFVSSGSEAVEACLKMARQYFVEIGEPERLHVIGRRQSYHGNTLGALSVGGHAARRRAYEPMLLPHVSFVSPCFAFRYKAPGEASAAYVARLADELEAECQRVGPGRVMAVIAEPVVGATSGAVAAEPGYFAAVREICDRHGALLILDEVMCGMGRCGTRHAWEQEGVVPDLQAVAKGLGAGYLPLGAMLVSRRVSAAIAAGSGVVAHGQTFQAHPVACAAALEVQRVIEDEGLLDHVVRAGWNLAAALADRFAAHPHVGDIRGRGLFRALEFVADRESLAPFDPALRFADRLKHIALEHGLAIYPSGGTIDGLAGDHAIVAPPYTVGDDDIAEIVSRLGRAVDATVAALER is encoded by the coding sequence GTGATCGACCCGGTCGCCTCCCGCGTCCTGCACCGCTCCACCCGCCAGCCGCTGCCCGTGGCCGTCGGGGGGCAGGGGCTCACCCTGACGCTGGGCGACGGGCGCACCGTGCTCGACGCCTCGGGCGGCGCGGCGGTCTCGTGTCTCGGCCACGGCCACCCGCGCGTCACCGCCGCGATCACGCGCCAGCTCGAGGCCGTCGCCTACGCGAACACGTCGTTCTACTCGTCCGCGCCGGCCGAGGCGCTGGCCGAGTGCCTCGTGGGCGGTGAGCCGGGCGGGCTCGCCCGCGCGCACTTCGTCTCCTCGGGATCGGAGGCCGTCGAGGCGTGCCTGAAGATGGCGCGGCAGTACTTCGTGGAGATCGGCGAGCCCGAGCGGCTGCACGTGATCGGGCGGCGCCAGAGCTATCACGGGAACACCCTCGGCGCGCTGTCGGTGGGTGGGCACGCGGCGCGGCGCCGCGCGTACGAGCCGATGCTCCTGCCCCACGTGAGCTTCGTCTCGCCCTGCTTCGCCTTCCGCTACAAGGCCCCTGGCGAGGCGAGCGCGGCCTACGTCGCGCGGCTGGCCGACGAGCTCGAGGCCGAGTGCCAGCGGGTGGGGCCCGGCCGCGTCATGGCCGTGATCGCCGAGCCCGTCGTCGGCGCGACGTCGGGCGCGGTGGCGGCCGAGCCTGGCTACTTCGCGGCGGTCCGCGAGATCTGCGACCGCCACGGCGCGCTCCTGATTCTCGACGAGGTCATGTGCGGGATGGGGCGCTGCGGAACGCGCCACGCGTGGGAGCAGGAGGGCGTCGTGCCGGACCTGCAGGCCGTCGCGAAGGGGCTCGGCGCCGGGTACCTGCCGCTCGGCGCGATGCTCGTGTCGCGGAGGGTCAGCGCGGCCATCGCCGCCGGGAGCGGCGTGGTCGCCCACGGCCAGACCTTCCAGGCGCACCCGGTGGCCTGCGCCGCGGCGCTCGAAGTGCAGCGCGTCATCGAGGACGAAGGCCTGCTCGACCACGTCGTCCGCGCAGGGTGGAACCTGGCGGCGGCGCTGGCGGACCGCTTCGCCGCCCATCCGCACGTCGGCGACATCCGGGGGCGCGGGCTCTTCCGGGCGCTCGAGTTCGTCGCCGACCGCGAATCGCTCGCGCCGTTCGATCCCGCCCTGCGCTTCGCGGACCGGCTCAAGCACATCGCCCTGGAGCACGGGCTGGCCATCTACCCGAGCGGCGGCACCATCGACGGCCTCGCGGGCGACCACGCCATCGTCGCGCCGCCGTACACGGTCGGGGACGACGACATCGCCGAGATCGTGTCCCGGCTCGGCCGGGCCGTCGACGCGACGGTGGCGGCGCTCGAACGGTAG
- a CDS encoding serine hydrolase yields the protein MRHLLIALAAAGTVAACGPTPAAPPTTPWPTKGWTQSTPEAEGLDGRVLEALDREFSAGDHGQVTGMLVVRHGKVVFERSYPHDFDALFAGRDPARGPYNYYDPDWHPYYRHGQVHTMQSVSKSVTSTLVGIAIGRGELPAVSTPVMPLFKEFRQPPSDPRRDRMTLEDVLTMRTGIQWDESTVAYTDPANSCAGMERSDDWIQFVLDQPMAADPGTTFVYNSGATELLSYLLKQGTGQQAHEYAAAHLFGPLGITDSYWKTTPRGLADTEGGLYLTARDLAKIGYLFLQRGMWEGTRLVPEDWVARATTPIVDTRPGQPRSRKYGYQWWGLPTADGAATAYAALGYGGQRLIVVPDRDLIAVFTGWNIYEHPEFAPYDALDRVLQAVRP from the coding sequence ATGCGCCACCTGCTGATCGCTCTCGCCGCCGCCGGCACCGTGGCCGCGTGCGGCCCCACGCCCGCCGCCCCGCCGACCACGCCGTGGCCCACCAAGGGCTGGACCCAGTCCACGCCGGAGGCCGAAGGGCTCGACGGCCGTGTGCTCGAGGCCCTCGACAGGGAGTTCAGCGCGGGCGACCACGGGCAGGTGACGGGCATGCTCGTCGTCCGCCATGGCAAGGTCGTGTTCGAGCGCTCCTATCCGCACGACTTCGACGCGCTCTTCGCGGGCCGCGATCCCGCCCGGGGGCCCTACAACTACTACGACCCGGACTGGCACCCCTACTACCGGCACGGCCAGGTGCACACGATGCAGTCGGTCAGCAAGAGCGTCACGTCCACGCTCGTCGGCATCGCCATCGGCCGGGGCGAACTGCCGGCCGTCTCCACGCCGGTCATGCCGCTCTTCAAGGAGTTCCGGCAGCCGCCGTCCGATCCGCGCCGCGACCGGATGACGCTCGAGGACGTCCTCACGATGCGCACGGGCATCCAGTGGGACGAGAGCACCGTCGCCTACACCGATCCCGCCAACTCGTGCGCCGGGATGGAGCGGAGCGACGACTGGATCCAGTTCGTGCTGGACCAGCCCATGGCGGCGGATCCCGGCACGACGTTCGTCTACAACAGCGGCGCCACCGAGCTCTTGTCGTACCTCCTGAAGCAGGGCACGGGACAGCAGGCGCACGAGTACGCCGCGGCGCACCTGTTCGGGCCGCTCGGGATCACCGACAGCTACTGGAAGACGACGCCCAGGGGCCTGGCGGACACCGAGGGCGGGTTGTATCTCACCGCGCGCGACCTCGCGAAGATCGGCTACCTGTTCCTCCAGCGTGGCATGTGGGAGGGCACGCGCCTGGTGCCCGAGGACTGGGTGGCGCGCGCGACGACGCCGATCGTCGACACGCGGCCCGGCCAGCCGCGTTCGCGGAAGTACGGCTACCAGTGGTGGGGGCTGCCCACGGCCGACGGCGCCGCCACGGCCTACGCCGCGCTGGGGTACGGGGGCCAGCGGCTGATCGTGGTGCCGGACCGCGACCTCATCGCGGTGTTCACCGGGTGGAACATCTACGAGCACCCGGAGTTCGCGCCCTACGACGCCCTCGACCGGGTGCTGCAGGCCGTCCGCCCCTGA
- a CDS encoding PAS domain S-box protein, with amino-acid sequence MYLALGSAALTVIAVFALGYFAGFRHRRPAARGLTDDDARRLSERIAEVEASSQAIRASEARWRQVIENEPECLAVLDADGIIRQVNAAGLKMLEAPTAQAVLGMNVADLALPAHRGEVRELVDRVFRGESAGLEFQLAGLKGARRWLALHAAPLRGEGGAVESLLGIAHDITGRTHSDALLRWEKGALEEIVRNSSPYEVLDALMRGLEAQVPDTLCSVLLLDEEGRLRTGAAPSLPAAYSAAIDGVRPGPSVGSCGTAAHFDRQVIVEDIAVDPLWADYRDLALAHGLRACWSTPIRSDDGAVMGTFAVYYREPRTPSDLERELLERAESIVAIAVMRRRSDEQARESRERLEMAVDAGGLGVWEWFPQSGKTTQNAQWATLLEYEPHEIVPDVDFFKNLVHPDDLDGVFARLADHLEGRTPSYRSEHRLRTKRGAWKWVHDRGRVVRRDGAGRPVLVSGMVADVTQLKEAEAALRESQERYEVAVEGSSDGLWDWDMRTNVAYFSPRWKSMIGYADGELTSDYATWESLLHPDDRAEVLEHVQAYLEGRIPAYSPEFRMRCKDGSYKWILARGAVLRDEQGRPVRMAGSHTDIADRKRAESEIRASRRMIEAIIDTIPVRVFWKNRDLKYVGCNSAFATDAGRRDPSEVIGRDDFEMGWRDQAERYRADDRAVIESGVPRLHIEEPQTTPDGQAITLLTSKVPIKNSAGEVTGVLGTYLDISERTRAEEEVRRLNAHLEDTVRARTTELQQREAQLRDIFDGTSDLIHSLSPDGAILFTNRAWRETLGYDEAELAGMTLYDVIHPDHRESFRTFRDRLMDGTGDGAVETVLVTKDGQVRHVEGSVSVGREDGRPVVTRAVLRDVTLRKSLDQALRDSEQRHRLMFESSRDAILTLHPPDWSFSSCNPAAVELFGAASETELCALGPWAVSPALQPDGSRSVDRAKEAIRTALEQGSCAFEWTHKQVNGPEFSAAVLLSRVVQGGETYLLASARDITASKRAEAALRSLNENLDRLVTERTGQLRESEERFRSLVDASPNAVLMTSADGRISFANRRTEVMLGYTPGELIGQSVEMLLPAAARARHVEHRLGFWKAPTSRAMNRGEYLIAHRKDGADIAVEVGLTPIDMLGGTFVMATITDVSARKRAEDAVKRLAAFPQVNPNPVMELSLEGEATFVNTSAAALAHDLGLPTPAAMLPDDVGAIVRGCVETSQERLGVERRIGRRVLSWSFYPIAGRQIVHAYADDITDRLALESKLLQSQKMEAIGLLAGGVAHDFNNILSVVMMQAEVSSTVDGVPDETAEGLQEIQACAERGADLTRQLLLFSRRQVMQPRHLDLNEVVTTLTKMLQRIIGEDIRLELVLHASKLAARADAGMLDQVLLNLAVNARDAMPKGGRLRVETWQRVIGDDSPHPDLAPGRYVGLSVSDTGYGIPADVLPRIFEPFFTTKEAGKGTGLGLATVFGIVRQHGGWLNVASEVGQGTTFDIFLPAGTAAAGADAVAAKPAVRGGTETILVAEDERSVRMLMCAILERRGYTVIEASSGVEALALWKAHGSAVSLLLTDLVMPDGVSGQDLARQLRADRPDLRVVFSSGYSAEIAGRELAEAEHFLQKPFTTDVLLQMVRQVLDEPVAV; translated from the coding sequence ATGTATCTCGCACTCGGGTCGGCCGCCCTGACCGTGATCGCCGTGTTCGCCCTCGGCTACTTCGCGGGATTCCGCCACCGGCGGCCCGCCGCCCGGGGTCTTACCGACGACGATGCCCGCCGTCTCTCGGAACGCATCGCCGAGGTGGAGGCGTCGAGCCAGGCCATCCGCGCCAGCGAGGCCCGCTGGCGGCAGGTCATCGAGAACGAACCCGAGTGCCTGGCGGTCCTCGACGCCGATGGCATCATCCGCCAGGTGAACGCCGCCGGGCTCAAGATGCTCGAGGCGCCGACGGCGCAGGCCGTGCTGGGGATGAACGTCGCCGACCTGGCGCTGCCCGCGCACCGCGGCGAAGTGCGGGAGCTCGTCGACCGCGTGTTCCGGGGCGAGTCGGCGGGCCTGGAGTTCCAGCTCGCAGGCCTGAAGGGCGCCCGCCGGTGGCTCGCCCTGCACGCGGCGCCGCTGCGGGGCGAGGGCGGCGCGGTGGAGTCGCTCCTGGGCATCGCGCACGACATCACCGGCCGGACCCATTCCGACGCGCTGCTGCGCTGGGAGAAGGGGGCCCTCGAGGAAATCGTCAGGAACTCTTCGCCGTACGAGGTGCTCGACGCCCTGATGCGCGGCCTCGAAGCCCAGGTGCCGGACACGCTGTGCTCGGTGCTGCTGCTGGACGAGGAGGGCCGGCTCCGGACCGGCGCAGCCCCGAGCCTGCCGGCCGCGTACTCGGCCGCCATCGACGGCGTCCGGCCCGGCCCGAGCGTCGGCTCCTGCGGCACGGCCGCCCACTTCGACCGGCAGGTCATCGTCGAGGACATCGCCGTCGACCCCCTGTGGGCCGACTACCGCGACCTGGCCCTGGCGCACGGCCTGCGCGCCTGCTGGTCCACGCCGATCCGGTCGGACGACGGCGCGGTCATGGGCACCTTCGCCGTGTACTACCGCGAGCCGCGGACGCCCAGCGATCTGGAACGCGAGCTCCTCGAACGGGCCGAGAGCATCGTCGCCATCGCCGTCATGCGGAGACGCTCGGACGAGCAGGCGCGCGAGAGCCGCGAACGGCTCGAAATGGCCGTGGATGCCGGCGGCCTCGGCGTCTGGGAGTGGTTTCCACAGTCGGGAAAGACCACGCAGAACGCCCAGTGGGCGACGCTGCTGGAGTACGAACCGCACGAGATCGTTCCCGACGTCGATTTCTTCAAGAACCTCGTCCACCCCGACGACCTGGACGGCGTCTTCGCTCGGCTGGCGGATCACCTGGAAGGCCGGACCCCGTCCTACCGTTCGGAGCACCGGCTCCGGACGAAGCGCGGCGCGTGGAAGTGGGTGCACGATCGCGGGCGCGTCGTCCGGAGGGACGGCGCCGGCCGTCCCGTACTCGTCTCGGGCATGGTCGCGGACGTGACCCAGCTGAAGGAAGCCGAGGCCGCGCTGCGCGAGAGCCAGGAGCGCTACGAGGTGGCCGTGGAGGGGTCGAGCGACGGCCTCTGGGACTGGGACATGCGGACCAACGTGGCGTATTTCTCGCCCCGCTGGAAGTCCATGATCGGCTACGCCGACGGCGAACTGACGTCGGACTACGCCACCTGGGAGAGCCTGCTCCATCCGGACGACCGTGCGGAGGTGCTGGAGCACGTCCAGGCGTACCTGGAGGGGCGGATCCCGGCCTACTCGCCCGAATTCCGGATGCGGTGCAAGGACGGCTCTTACAAGTGGATCCTGGCGCGCGGCGCCGTCCTCCGCGACGAGCAGGGACGCCCCGTCCGCATGGCGGGCTCGCACACCGACATCGCCGACCGCAAGCGCGCGGAGAGCGAGATCAGGGCCTCGCGGCGGATGATCGAAGCGATCATCGACACCATCCCGGTCCGCGTGTTCTGGAAGAATCGCGACCTGAAGTACGTGGGGTGCAACAGCGCCTTCGCGACGGACGCGGGCCGCCGGGACCCCTCCGAGGTGATCGGCCGCGATGACTTCGAGATGGGATGGCGCGACCAGGCCGAGCGTTACCGGGCCGACGACCGCGCCGTGATCGAGAGCGGCGTGCCGCGGCTGCACATCGAGGAGCCGCAGACGACGCCCGACGGCCAGGCCATCACGCTGCTCACCAGCAAGGTGCCCATCAAGAACTCTGCCGGCGAGGTCACGGGTGTGCTCGGTACCTATCTCGACATCAGCGAGCGCACGCGGGCCGAAGAGGAAGTGCGGCGGCTGAACGCCCACCTCGAAGACACCGTGCGCGCCCGCACCACCGAGCTGCAGCAGCGCGAGGCGCAGCTGCGCGACATCTTCGACGGCACGAGCGACCTCATCCACAGCCTGTCCCCCGACGGCGCCATCCTCTTCACCAACCGGGCGTGGCGCGAGACGCTCGGCTACGACGAGGCGGAGCTCGCCGGGATGACGCTCTACGACGTGATTCATCCCGACCACCGCGAGTCGTTCCGGACCTTCCGGGATCGGCTGATGGACGGCACGGGCGACGGCGCGGTGGAGACCGTGCTCGTGACCAAGGACGGCCAGGTCCGCCACGTCGAGGGCAGCGTGTCCGTCGGTCGTGAGGACGGGCGCCCGGTGGTCACGCGAGCGGTCCTCCGCGACGTCACGCTGCGGAAGTCCCTGGATCAGGCGCTGCGGGACAGCGAGCAGCGGCACCGGCTCATGTTCGAGAGCTCGCGTGACGCGATTCTCACGTTGCACCCGCCCGACTGGTCCTTCTCGTCCTGCAATCCCGCCGCCGTGGAGCTCTTCGGCGCCGCGAGCGAAACCGAGCTCTGCGCACTGGGCCCGTGGGCCGTGTCGCCGGCGCTCCAGCCGGACGGCTCGCGGTCCGTGGATCGGGCGAAGGAGGCGATTCGGACGGCGCTGGAACAGGGCTCGTGCGCCTTCGAGTGGACCCACAAGCAGGTGAACGGACCGGAGTTCTCGGCGGCCGTGCTCCTCAGCCGGGTCGTGCAGGGTGGTGAGACCTACCTGCTGGCGTCTGCCCGCGACATCACCGCAAGCAAACGTGCCGAAGCGGCCCTGCGAAGCCTCAACGAGAACCTCGACAGGCTGGTCACCGAGCGGACCGGCCAGCTCCGCGAGAGCGAGGAACGGTTCCGGTCGCTCGTGGACGCGTCGCCCAACGCCGTCCTCATGACCTCGGCCGACGGACGCATCTCGTTCGCGAACCGGCGGACCGAGGTCATGCTGGGCTACACGCCCGGCGAGCTCATCGGGCAGTCGGTGGAGATGCTGCTCCCGGCCGCGGCGCGCGCCCGGCACGTCGAGCATCGCCTTGGGTTCTGGAAGGCGCCGACGAGCCGCGCGATGAACCGCGGCGAATACCTCATCGCGCACCGGAAGGACGGCGCCGACATCGCGGTGGAGGTGGGCCTGACGCCCATCGACATGCTGGGCGGCACGTTCGTGATGGCCACCATCACCGACGTCAGCGCCCGAAAGCGCGCCGAGGACGCCGTGAAGCGCCTGGCCGCGTTCCCGCAGGTGAACCCGAATCCCGTCATGGAGCTCTCGCTCGAGGGCGAGGCGACCTTCGTGAACACGTCCGCCGCCGCCCTGGCGCACGACCTCGGGCTGCCGACTCCCGCGGCGATGCTGCCCGACGACGTCGGCGCCATCGTGCGCGGCTGCGTGGAGACAAGCCAGGAGCGGCTCGGCGTCGAGCGGCGGATCGGCAGGCGCGTGCTGTCGTGGTCGTTCTACCCGATTGCCGGGCGGCAGATCGTTCACGCCTACGCCGACGACATCACCGACCGCCTGGCGCTGGAGTCCAAGCTGCTGCAGTCCCAGAAGATGGAGGCCATCGGCCTCCTGGCCGGCGGCGTGGCCCACGACTTCAACAACATCCTGTCCGTCGTGATGATGCAGGCGGAGGTGTCGTCCACGGTGGACGGCGTGCCGGACGAGACGGCGGAAGGGCTCCAGGAGATCCAGGCGTGCGCCGAGCGCGGCGCCGACCTCACGCGCCAGCTCCTGCTCTTCAGCCGCCGGCAGGTGATGCAGCCGCGCCATCTCGATCTGAACGAGGTGGTCACGACGCTCACCAAGATGCTGCAGCGGATCATCGGCGAGGACATCAGGCTGGAGCTCGTGCTGCATGCATCGAAGCTCGCCGCGCGGGCCGATGCCGGCATGCTCGACCAGGTGCTCCTGAACCTCGCCGTCAACGCCCGCGACGCCATGCCCAAGGGCGGACGCCTGCGCGTGGAGACCTGGCAGCGCGTCATCGGCGACGACAGTCCGCATCCGGACCTCGCGCCCGGCCGCTACGTGGGCCTGAGCGTGAGCGACACCGGGTACGGCATCCCGGCGGACGTGCTGCCGCGGATCTTCGAGCCGTTCTTCACCACCAAGGAGGCTGGCAAGGGCACGGGCCTCGGCCTGGCCACGGTGTTCGGCATCGTGCGCCAGCACGGCGGCTGGTTGAACGTGGCGAGCGAGGTCGGGCAGGGGACGACCTTCGACATCTTCCTGCCCGCCGGCACCGCCGCCGCCGGCGCGGACGCGGTCGCGGCCAAACCCGCCGTGCGCGGCGGGACCGAGACGATTCTCGTCGCCGAGGACGAGCGGTCCGTCCGCATGCTCATGTGCGCGATCCTGGAACGGCGCGGCTACACCGTCATCGAGGCGTCGAGCGGCGTCGAGGCGCTGGCACTGTGGAAGGCGCACGGCTCCGCCGTCTCGCTGCTGCTGACGGACCTGGTCATGCCGGACGGCGTGAGCGGCCAGGACCTGGCCCGCCAGCTCCGGGCCGATCGGCCCGACCTGCGCGTCGTGTTCAGCAGCGGCTACAGCGCCGAGATCGCGGGCCGGGAGCTCGCGGAGGCCGAGCATTTCCTGCAGAAGCCGTTCACGACCGACGTCCTGCTGCAGATGGTACGGCAGGTGCTGGACGAGCCGGTGGCCGTCTAG
- a CDS encoding CARDB domain-containing protein: MQMRSALAVVALAVAAVATPSTARLVPGEQVRPQERPRQGRQRTAPPPEGRRADQGSRTGTGSSRGVVHRVRTRAADAPPLRSAREYEPDRPVRTPPVPGQTARQSSSPSSSPGGGSDPLPPPPAVEEAVAAAASAAASPGADWVLFRNTVVGSSSADAVEPTAANDRNGILVTGNFYATTSRDNGLTVSATALDPSDKEVYGGFCCDQVAYAVDRGSYSLVFWLIQYRYGFTAKRNALKLRMFSGRSSLLAQADTCDWNFEPRDFGLDPALWFDFNQVSHTSTFLYVTTNVRDADKGKDDSDTSDDPRVGAAIFRIALDDLDDGNCQIAYRYWYEDGTPYISPVQNAGTTMYLAAHVPGAFEGDNLRIYSIADGSTTLAKKDKDITNYRDREGHCPLPDGKDPCEGQHDGRMSGFRSGSTIGWLWMGDQSATFPFPHVRVAVFETPSLDKVLEHQIWSNDFAWQLPTVGVNQAGALGVVLYAMGGGRFPKAQGFILDDPRNWSGITMHAIAASTSGTDAWGHYASVRPYGNCPNTFLASVYTSEGGTQLGRLVWFGKERDGCADLEVSTVMVLPATVARGATLSVTQVTRNVGSATAGASTTRYYLSRDSAKSSDDLLLAAETPVPALVRGGSVTGPPATAVMPASASGVYHILACADDRAVVAEITDTNNCVVGVQSVTVK, encoded by the coding sequence ATGCAGATGAGATCCGCACTCGCCGTCGTCGCTCTCGCCGTCGCTGCCGTCGCCACGCCCTCCACGGCGCGTCTCGTTCCCGGTGAACAGGTCCGGCCCCAGGAGCGTCCGCGCCAGGGCCGGCAACGGACGGCCCCGCCGCCGGAGGGACGGCGGGCGGATCAGGGCTCGCGCACGGGCACCGGGTCCAGCCGCGGCGTGGTGCACCGGGTCCGTACCCGGGCGGCGGACGCGCCGCCGCTGCGGTCGGCGCGCGAGTACGAGCCCGACCGGCCGGTCAGGACGCCGCCCGTCCCGGGCCAGACCGCGCGCCAGAGCTCGAGCCCCTCGTCGTCGCCGGGCGGCGGATCGGATCCGCTGCCGCCGCCGCCCGCCGTCGAGGAGGCCGTCGCGGCGGCCGCCTCGGCGGCGGCCTCGCCCGGGGCGGACTGGGTCCTCTTCAGAAACACGGTCGTGGGCTCGAGCTCCGCCGACGCCGTCGAGCCGACGGCCGCCAACGACCGCAACGGCATCCTGGTCACCGGGAACTTCTACGCCACCACGTCGCGCGACAACGGCCTCACGGTGTCGGCCACGGCCCTCGACCCCTCCGACAAGGAGGTGTACGGCGGCTTCTGCTGCGACCAGGTCGCCTACGCCGTGGACCGCGGGTCGTACTCGCTCGTCTTCTGGCTGATCCAGTACCGGTACGGCTTCACCGCGAAGCGCAACGCCCTGAAGCTCCGGATGTTCAGCGGGCGGAGCAGCCTGCTCGCACAGGCCGACACCTGCGACTGGAACTTCGAGCCCCGCGATTTCGGCCTGGACCCCGCGCTGTGGTTCGACTTCAACCAGGTCTCGCACACGTCGACGTTCCTCTACGTCACGACCAACGTCCGCGACGCGGACAAGGGCAAGGACGACAGCGACACGTCGGACGATCCCCGGGTGGGCGCCGCCATCTTCCGGATCGCCCTCGACGACCTCGACGACGGCAACTGCCAGATCGCCTACCGGTACTGGTACGAGGACGGGACCCCCTACATCAGCCCGGTCCAGAACGCGGGCACGACGATGTACCTGGCCGCCCACGTGCCGGGCGCGTTCGAGGGCGACAACCTGCGCATCTATTCGATCGCGGACGGATCGACCACGCTCGCGAAGAAGGACAAGGACATCACCAACTACCGCGACCGGGAAGGCCACTGCCCGCTGCCCGACGGCAAGGACCCGTGCGAGGGGCAGCACGACGGGCGCATGAGCGGCTTCCGCTCGGGCAGCACCATCGGATGGCTGTGGATGGGCGACCAGAGCGCGACGTTCCCGTTCCCGCACGTGCGGGTCGCGGTGTTCGAGACGCCGTCGCTCGACAAGGTGCTCGAACACCAGATCTGGAGCAACGACTTCGCGTGGCAGCTGCCCACGGTCGGCGTGAACCAGGCCGGCGCCCTGGGCGTGGTGCTCTATGCCATGGGCGGCGGGCGCTTCCCGAAGGCGCAGGGCTTCATCCTGGACGACCCGCGCAACTGGAGCGGCATCACGATGCACGCGATCGCGGCCTCGACGAGCGGGACCGATGCCTGGGGGCACTACGCCAGCGTCCGCCCGTACGGCAACTGTCCCAACACGTTCCTGGCCTCCGTCTATACGAGCGAGGGCGGGACGCAGCTGGGGCGGCTGGTGTGGTTCGGCAAGGAGCGCGACGGATGCGCCGACCTCGAGGTCAGTACCGTCATGGTACTGCCGGCGACGGTGGCGCGCGGCGCCACCCTGTCGGTCACCCAGGTGACGCGCAACGTCGGATCGGCCACCGCGGGCGCCTCGACCACCCGCTACTACCTCTCGCGCGACTCGGCGAAGTCGTCCGACGACCTCCTGCTCGCCGCCGAGACCCCGGTGCCGGCGCTGGTCCGGGGCGGTTCGGTCACGGGCCCGCCCGCGACGGCGGTCATGCCGGCCTCCGCCAGCGGGGTGTATCACATCCTCGCCTGTGCCGACGACCGGGCCGTCGTGGCCGAGATCACCGACACGAACAACTGCGTCGTGGGGGTGCAGTCCGTGACGGTGAAGTAG